In Oryza glaberrima chromosome 8, OglaRS2, whole genome shotgun sequence, the following are encoded in one genomic region:
- the LOC127781264 gene encoding uncharacterized protein LOC127781264, translating to MHHRLASLAFLATTRHASPRHAEKPRSSRPLAAARASPAYVRRPIRGGARGMEVFQGVQFARLRNWWEETYVTADEDGRSVYHYAPDRHRPAHEAIWAVQMVLAGAPATQYVLLRGAYGRYLGAPDAVVRRWPLSYCWPAPVVGQRDFDQPEVDAIMWRAVRRADHVLCLHDKSGRYLRGKLGTLVLGGRPRLTVGDGRLNDDEKALRWEVLPVLPIPGRPELPISIVPEADLVGRLVKACFLPLRREIQFVAADDDGNIREGQEVWDSFQYEGWSVQLLRNELEDRVGYAITVCVRAGRHGQHSPLLINLPHSRETLHIVVLRRNSEADNQLTFPDPKASSRRRYRHQRRAIIQ from the exons ATGCACCACCGCCTCGCCTCTCTCGCCTTCCTCGCCACGACACGCCACGcctcgccacgccacgccgagAAGCCGAGGAGTAGCAggccactcgccgccgcgcgcgcatcGCCGGCGTACGTACGTCGTCCCATCCGCGGCGGGGCGCGCGGGATGGAGGTTTTCCAGGGCGTGCAGTTCGCGCGGCTGCGGAACTGGTGGGAGGAGACGTACGtcaccgccgacgaggacggGAGGTCGGTCTACCACTATGCCCCAGACCGCCACCGCCCGGCGCACGAGGCGATCTGGGCGGTGCAGATGGTCCTCGCCGGGGCGCCCGCGACGCAGTACGTGCTCCTCCGCGGCGCCTACGGCCGCTACCTCGGTGCCCCGGACGCCGTCGTGCGCCGCTGGCCGCTCTCCTACTGCTGGCCCGCCCCCGTCGTCGGCCAGCGCGACTTCGACCAGCCGGAGGTCGACGCCATCATGTGGCGTGCCGTCAGGAGGGCCGACCACGTCCTCTGCCTGCACGACAAGTCCGGCCGCTACCTGCGCGGCAAACTGGGTACCCTGGTTCTCGGTGGCCGCCCCAGACTCACCGTCGGCGATGGCCGCCTCAACGACGACGAGAAGGCGTTGCGGTGGGAGGTGCTTCCCGTCCTCCCGATTCCAGGCAGGCCGGAGCTCCCGATCTCCATTGTGCCTGAG GCCGACTTGGTCGGGCGGCTCGTCAAGGCGTGCTTCCTCCCGCTGCGGCGGGAGATCCAGTTCgtggcggccgacgacgacggcaacaTCCGCGAGGGACAAGAAGTCTGGGATTCGTTTCAGTACGAGGGGTGGTCGGTGCAGCTCCTGAGAAACGAGCTCGAGGACCGTGTGGGCTACGCCATCACGGTGTGcgtccgcgccggccgccatgGGCAGCACAGCCCTCTGCTCATCAACCTGCCTCACAGCCGGGAGACCCTGCACATCGTCGTTCTCAGGCGCAACAGCGAAG CGGATAATCAGTTGACATTCCCAGATCCCAAAGCATCATCACGTCGGAGATATAGGCATCAGAGGAGGGCCATAATTCAGTGA